In one Pseudomonas sp. SG20056 genomic region, the following are encoded:
- a CDS encoding YdgA family protein — protein sequence MKKIAGSALGAVVVLGALSTAGAWYTGQQLPAVLETSIQQANQDMGKTLPALGLSASIELVSLERQLFSSNARYRIQFAGSLDGESSSNFEWFVTDRIEHGPFPLSRLQALKLLPVMATSNYALERSPELEKWFAGSQGGAPLQGQVSLGYDRSLSGNLRVQPLQMALDEQSQIDFSGLEIDFDSSANVEKISASGVMDSFKVTSTLSTDESMRLEFKGMNLTSNTRKGTSDFYLGQNEVRLQQIELQVGDSAPILFKDFVQRDETSEANQQLSARYSYDVGMISYQGNDIGSSQMLWTVKNLDAAALQSMIELYGTLLQSGKVDTESGMPELTDAQTAQFKTDLEKLLAGKPGLALEKLAFKTANGESSFSFGLDLNKPVSFDLPAPELAKQLIAQLDAKLLVSKAMITDVIGVQATLAGETDKEAIAQQAAMVGEMASGMAVASELAVLQGEDISSSLHYANDQVTFNGKQMTVDQFVALAMSSGGGLAGMGNEAPADEALLDENEVESTLQ from the coding sequence ATGAAGAAAATTGCAGGCAGCGCCCTAGGCGCAGTTGTCGTCCTCGGCGCATTGAGTACCGCAGGCGCCTGGTATACCGGCCAGCAGCTTCCAGCGGTGCTGGAAACCTCGATTCAGCAAGCCAACCAGGATATGGGCAAAACCCTGCCGGCCCTGGGCCTCAGCGCCAGCATCGAGCTGGTTTCCCTGGAGCGTCAGCTGTTCAGCAGCAACGCGCGCTATCGCATTCAGTTTGCTGGCAGCCTGGATGGCGAATCGTCGAGCAACTTCGAGTGGTTCGTCACTGACCGCATCGAACATGGGCCTTTCCCGCTGTCACGGCTGCAAGCTCTCAAATTGCTGCCCGTTATGGCCACCAGCAACTATGCGCTGGAACGCAGCCCGGAGCTGGAAAAATGGTTCGCCGGCAGCCAGGGCGGTGCGCCGCTACAGGGCCAGGTCAGCCTCGGTTATGACCGTTCGCTGAGCGGCAACCTGCGCGTGCAACCGCTGCAGATGGCGCTGGATGAACAGAGCCAGATTGATTTCAGCGGCCTGGAGATCGACTTCGACAGCAGCGCGAATGTCGAGAAAATCAGTGCCAGTGGCGTGATGGACAGTTTCAAGGTCACCTCAACCCTGTCCACCGATGAAAGCATGCGCCTTGAGTTCAAGGGCATGAACCTCACCAGCAACACCCGCAAGGGCACCAGCGACTTCTACCTGGGACAGAACGAGGTGCGCTTGCAGCAGATCGAGCTGCAGGTTGGCGACAGCGCGCCAATCCTGTTCAAGGATTTCGTCCAGCGCGATGAGACCAGCGAAGCCAATCAGCAGCTGTCGGCACGCTACAGCTATGACGTCGGCATGATCAGCTATCAGGGTAATGACATCGGCTCCTCGCAGATGCTCTGGACCGTGAAGAACCTCGACGCGGCGGCGCTGCAGTCGATGATCGAGCTGTACGGCACGCTGCTGCAGAGCGGCAAGGTCGACACTGAAAGCGGTATGCCGGAGCTGACCGACGCGCAGACTGCGCAATTCAAGACTGATCTGGAAAAACTGCTGGCCGGCAAACCGGGGCTGGCCCTGGAAAAACTGGCGTTCAAAACTGCCAATGGTGAGAGCAGCTTCAGCTTTGGCTTGGACCTGAACAAGCCGGTGTCCTTTGACCTGCCGGCGCCTGAACTGGCCAAGCAGTTGATCGCTCAGTTGGATGCCAAACTGCTGGTGTCCAAGGCGATGATTACTGATGTGATTGGCGTGCAGGCCACCCTGGCCGGGGAAACCGACAAGGAAGCAATTGCTCAGCAGGCTGCAATGGTCGGTGAAATGGCCAGTGGTATGGCGGTGGCCAGCGAGCTGGCGGTGCTGCAGGGCGAGGACATCAGCTCCAGCCTGCATTACGCCAACGACCAGGTGACCTTCAACGGCAAGCAGATGACCGTGGACCAGTTTGTGGCGCTGGCCATGAGCAGTGGCGGCGGTCTGGCTGGCATGGGCAATGAAGCCCCGGCCGATGAAGCGCTGCTGGACGAAAACGAGGTTGAAAGCACCCTTCAGTAA